The genomic region ACGGCGGATGTGTGCACTCGCATATTGATGCAACTGTGCCCACAATTAATAAAGGTTAGAGGTGTTGCTCATCTTTCCGAATTAGTCGGTATGCCGGATACTGCGATTGCAGATATTCACTTACATGTTTCCGGGCCATTTACTCTAATGAAATCGGCAGTTTCAAGAGAACTCAACGCATCATATCTCttccaatgaaaaaagtaTACCATATTCTATTTATTGTGGGTACCATCCACtcaatttaatttctttcttatttttttgttcgaaaCAGTTGCCATGCAAATTGATGGTGAAACAGGCGGAAGAAAGAATCTGTCACGGTCGTCAGAATAAGCGAAGAGTTGTTGCCGAATTCCAATGTATTGTGTGCTACACTCCAGTTAGGTCGAATGACAACTTGGATGATTCACTTTGAATCAACCTGATGCATCCACCAATTCCGACTGAGAAATAACTGCACACGCTTTTCTCGTAGCGCAGGTATTCCCTTTTTCGTTGATTAACAGTTCATCGACACTATtcacgtttcattttgtttaatagACTTGTTTAAAATTCATTCCTGGTTAATTTTACAACCAGGATGTGACAGTCTGTTTCTATGGCTACGGTTTGTCGAATTCCGCCACGTTCGAGAAGGGACGTGACGGTAATGCTGCTGATCGAAAATTAGTATTTGCAACTATATTCTCTTGTCAGTTTATTGACGACATCGTTGCCATTCAGAAACTTTGGGGAATCCAAAGGCTGTTTGTAATGCACATCACAAACTAGGCACGCGCTTCATTTACTTGGTAAGCTACACACGTCGTTCTTGCTGATTCTATTTAGGTCTTTGGCCATCAGTGGATCATCAAGACAGACAAATCGTTAAAGGAGAATTCAACAGGGAATTCCCGCAGGTATGTTACTACCTAGATTGTaaacaatataattttttttagtttcataTGACCTGattataaatgtttttcaagcAAAAGATTGCGGAAGTAGTCTGAATATATCGGTTGACTCCACGTCGTTGGAAACGCATCCAGAGATTGGGATTTTACTTTATATTGAATATCTGTTAATGTAGCAGATCAATTGAATTTGAACCTCCCGAAAGTTTGTGCATGCATAAaggtaattaattttttaaaatttatccaataatTAAAGGCAGGTAGATTTTACTGAAATGTATTGGTGTCAACTACATAAAATACTAACTATTCCAGTCACAGACTTGTCTACAATGATTTAAGTTGCAACGTCATTGTCCACCAGCCGAAGCGTCGCCCTTTTAGCCGGAATAGCAACTGTACAGCTTGTTAATTTTCTGGACGTCCAACTGTATATGTGTACATTATAACATTGAGAAAGCATAATTgtgaaggtaaaaaaattaataggTAAATGCTAGTAAGAATAGCCTAACAAACCTGAGTGAATCCCTTCAAATTTCCCAAATTCAATTCGCCGTTTCTGGCCATCATAGTTGGAATGGATGGATTATTGGCCATGAACGAACTCGGGTAATGCATGACAGATTCTTTTCGTATAAAAAACGGTTACTACAATGACCCGAACTAATTTTGAATAAGAATTTGTGCAAACTTACTAATATCGTACGGCAGGCCCAAAGTGTTGACCTCGGTCGTTTTCATCGCGTTGAAGAATTGGCGATTGTCTGTTTACAAATTTCCAATTATCAacaatttaaacatttaccTACGTCAATCGACGAGATAATATCATGACAAACATTTAAGTAAATAATACCTGGACGAATATTGGGATAGTTAATGGTGATGTAGTATTGCTGATCAGGACGTTGGTGTTCGTGTTGGAAACCAATGGCGTGCATCAATTCGTGCATGACAGATCCAGGATAATTATAACTGACGCAATAATCAGGTAGACTAACATCTTGTGGACCATTGCCGTTCATACCCACGTAGCTCCAGCACCTGAATTTTCATAATAAACCTGCTTTTACATACatgttcttttattattagaaGGTGGAATACTTACCCGACATTGAGATCTCGCCGGATGTAGATGTAATTAGCTTGAGTAGTCCGTGGAACGAAACGAATGCAAGTTTTCGAATGAAATTCACTGATTGCGTAGCCAAGAACTCGTCGCTGTTCGGGAGCTGGCAGATGGTGCGAATGAAAGCAGCACAACGACGTAATAAATTTAAGAGACAGAGGCAAATTTAACGTTATCTGAATTAAGtgtgaaaagtaaataaatcGTACTGTAACTTGCGGAGATGACGTAAGGAACTTGGGCACTAGGCCAAAGACTGTTGCGATCGACGACAGCATTTTTATTATCTTCGAGGGTCATAATGTCTCCACCGGCCAGTTTCTTCAACAGCTCGTCGCGGATTTGATTGCTCCACTTTGCAGATAATGATCCTTAAAGTATTTTAAATGTTAACCTTCATTCACTCTAGTACCTAAAATAAAGGACCAAAAAGAAGGTCTTACCAGAAGGAACTTTGCTGGAAATGTTGCCACTCAATTCTTCGTCACTGAATGGCTCTCCTAGCTCGAAATCTTCGATCGTAACATTTTGATTGACGGCATCGACTGGGACAACAGAATGGTCATCTTCTTCATGGGCCAATAACAAGATGGGCGATGCTGAGACATTTGATCCCAGCCAAAGGCACATGAAAGAAATGACCAGTAGAGTCATCAATGAAGGTAGCTGAGAAATCATTTTCCTGCTGTGAGAAAATTAACAAATGATGATTGAAATACAATCTCAGTCATAcaaattataaataaacatTAAATTTATTACACTTATGGAAAGTTGGACTTTAGAAATGCTTGCTGTGGCAAAAGACTTCAACGAAGTAACCAAAAGCTGATGGTTGTTCCTTGCTTTTCCACCTGCCTCTTTATATAGGTGCTCTGCTTAACACTTATCACAAGCTAAACCAATGCAATAAAAGGTCTAATCTAAAGTCAAATGATTATGTCAAACATTTTGAAACTTCTCCAACTATTACCTGAATGTATTTAAAGAATCCATTAGCATAATAATAGCACAAGAAGTGCATTATCTTGTGACATGGCAGGGGTTCATTTGAGTCATCCTACGAAATGTACCGGATGTCAATAAACGCCCGCCGATGATATAGGTTTTAGGTATACGTGTTTGACATCCTGTTGGTAACGTCGATGTTGAATGAGAATCTTCAGATGTCGGTAAAACATGTACCTGTTGTATAATTCAAATTTAGATTCTTATCACTGTAGACATAACACGTAGTTAACATTAGTTTTGTTGGCTGTGGTTAGTAACAAACGTAAACGTTGTGGATTTCCGGTTTAGTTATCTGTCTTCCCATCTCTACCGACAATCCACTTGTTTGCGTCAGTAAACAGTTTGTGCTTGTAAAAGCCGGAAACTACAAACCGAAGGGTAACAAACACTCAGATATTTACCAGTAAACAATCATGATAACACAGCACACACTGGTTTTGTAATCCAAGGAAAACGTATCGACATTCGATCGCCCACAGGTCATGCTGcttttcctatttctccaaGGCAATTTGGTGAAAGGAAGGGTAAGCAACATCGAGAGGCAAAGAGtaagacgaaaacaaaacaaaattaaaagaaaaaaaaatcgttctCTTCCTCCCAATCCCTTTGCAAATCACCTTCGCTTAACGGATTCGGCATTTGCTCTTTCGACCGTGGCATCACTCAGACATGCCGTAACTTGTTCTCGCCAGTCCGCCATTTTGTTCACATCGTTTGTCGTGtccatggcctactataatcacGGCCAGCAAAcgcgcaataccccctgcgcctaaaacgaaattgccagaggggtctaataccccaaaccgagctccactttccactgtttggtaactaacaaagaattgaaatgagtgggaaaaacaatggaaagtggaacctagcgccgcgcgtggccagtttactataggaaaggagaaaaaagaaagatttatgCTGGATTCGAACACGGGTCTCCCgcattccaactgaaagttCTACCCATTACACCAAAGTTTTGATAGTTAAATTGCTACCGGGGCACTAGTAATTCGCCTCCTTTACCATTCAGTGGCAAAAGTCGGGGAAATCGGAATGGGTGGAATGAAGCTGCGGCAAGTGGAGTt from Daphnia carinata strain CSIRO-1 chromosome 6, CSIRO_AGI_Dcar_HiC_V3, whole genome shotgun sequence harbors:
- the LOC130694073 gene encoding zinc metalloproteinase nas-7-like, which produces MISQLPSLMTLLVISFMCLWLGSNVSASPILLLAHEEDDHSVVPVDAVNQNVTIEDFELGEPFSDEELSGNISSKVPSGSLSAKWSNQIRDELLKKLAGGDIMTLEDNKNAVVDRNSLWPSAQVPYVISASYTPEQRRVLGYAISEFHSKTCIRFVPRTTQANYIYIRRDLNVGCWSYVGMNGNGPQDVSLPDYCVSYNYPGSVMHELMHAIGFQHEHQRPDQQYYITINYPNIRPDNRQFFNAMKTTEVNTLGLPYDIKSVMHYPSSFMANNPSIPTMMARNGELNLGNLKGFTQLDVQKINKLYSCYSG